The genomic window tTGTAGCAATAGAGTTATTCCAATTAATAACTGAAAATGAGTCAGCCAGGTAGATCTTTccactgaataaaataaataaatcttccCCCTGGAGCATAGGACAACTGGCACACTGAAGCAGCCGGCGTCTCAGCGTTAGATTTTACCCAGTATTTTGTAATAAAGGGTTATGTAATTCCAACTCATTTATACAAATGGAATGGGGAAGCTACTGCAAAAAACACTCCAGAGGATCAGTCAGAAACTTCATCTGTGAGCACTTTTGGCAACGTGCAAATACTTTCCTGTCTCTGAAATTTATGGTTATTAATGTAAGTGCCATGGCTCTAGTAGGCATCACCTCCAGTATTTCCGAGCCTTTGGTTCAAAAGAGCTGCTCTTGATCAAGAAAATCAGGACAATCATTTAAgctagtattttttaaagtttttttttcttttttttaattgttgtatTGCTTTTGTAAGAAGCTTTCCAAAGCTCAGGACAAAATGATTCCACATTGCTCCATCCACATCTGAAAAAAGCGGCACTCCTACAGTGCCAGGGAGGTGACAGTGCCACAATTAGTGATGAAAAAGTGAGGTAGGAGGTTATCTCCAGCACAAGCAGCTAAACAGGCAAAATATGCATTTGATtaacagaagaaacaaagaaagtgTGACTCAGCTAGGGAAAATAAAGCTCTTTAAATGAGACACTCGAGCTGttctccatcccagcagctgaATTCAGCCCCCTCTGAAGGGAGTAGCCCCTCTCTGGGCTGGTTTGtaccaaagctgctgctttgggcacagctgagggggaacaaggacagggacacagctcgAGGGCACaagcagagctccctgctctcttcccagccctggagtTGGTGCCTGCAGGAACAATTCTGCActccctgcacatcccagcCCTAGAGTTGGTGCCTGCAGGAACAATTCTGCActccctgcacatcccagcCCTAGAGTTGGTGCCTGCAGGAACAATTCTGCActccctgcacatcccagcCCTTGAACTGGTGCCTGCAGGAACAATTCTGCACTCCCTGCATGGCTCAGCCCTGGAATGGGTGCCTGCAGGAACAATTCTGCACTCCCTGCTCTGGTGGGAGCCCTGGAATTGGTGCCTGCAGGAACAATTCTGCACTCCCTGCTCTGGTGGGAGCCCTGGAATTGGTGCCTGCAGGAACAATTCTGCACTCCCTGCTCTCGGGGGAGCCCCAGCCTCCCCGGCTCACAGGAAAGCAGAGGGGACCCgggtgctgccctgctcccaggcactgtTTTAAGACACTCCAGTTCAGTACACACAAAGCTCCCACACTGGGAACATCTGTACTGATGTGATTACAGAGCACTACGGGATTTAGGCACCGGACCTACCAAAGAAGTTACCACAACAATAACAGAGCAAGCAgtccagagctgcagaggtcCCCTGGGGACACAGTGACTTCTACAAAACccaaatgcaaagaaaacctGCTCGGTATCAGTATGTGCCCTTCCAGTTCGTGCCTAGCCAAAGAGCTCtgtgaaaaagaacaaagcaggacTGACTTACTTGTCCAGGATGAAATACAAATCAAATCCTCCGTAGCAGGCAGGACCACCATTCTCTCTCTTCCCGCTGTGTCCATCACAGGTGAGTGTAAAAATTGCTAGGAAGGCACACTTGAAGCCAAATCTCAAGATGCTTTGCTTTGCAATGGCCATTATATccagagaggaggagaaaaagaaatctcttctTCCAAGGCTCCTTTATTTCACAGGTTTCTCCACAAAAGCCATTCAATGACCTTTAAAAGCTATAGATGTATATTGTATTCCTTAAAACTCCACTCGCCACAGTTGTCCACGGGAATTGCAAGACTTTCCCCCTTGTTTCCCGTGCACTTCTGTTTCTCGGTTTCAGATTTCAAGATGCACAATActgtatttcactttttttttttttttaaagggactTGACCCTCAGTCTCCCTTGCAGCTCTCGGAAAGCAGCACCATTGTTTGctaggagcagcagcagcctcctcacAAATCTCGCTTTGTCACGGACTTCAGAAAATACAGGGAGGGTTTGTGGcttttcctcccccccccccttaattattattgttattattaaagATGGcaagctctgcttttccttagCAAAAGCAGCTCAGAGAATGCCATCTCGCGGCCAGAACTTGAGCACATTAATAGCTGCACCGGGACAGAGGCTGAGTGCTCCCAGCACCgaatcccagcctgggctgcgTTAGGACAGACCTAaagcccagcccatcccagccctgccctggcagggacatctcccactgtcccagggtgctccaaaccctgtccagcctggccttggacactgccaagGGTCCAGGggagccacagcttctctgggaattccatcccaccctcacagggaggaattccttcccaatatcaACCCTTCCCTCAAGGCCATTCCCCCTCGTCCTGTCACTACATCTTTGTTTTCCACACAGCCAGAAGAGATGTGCAGAGACACCTTTGCTCCCCACATAGGCAACATCTGAGTTTAAAGACCTTTAAAACCTTGGGGCAGCTTCACAGGAGTGAAAAGCCACACCAGGCTTCCTGCCTCGCATTGTCTCACTCCTGAGCAGTACTCAGCAGTGCCTGTACCTAGCAAAGTCTGCCCCAAATCACCACCCTCACCAAACTCAGTTCAGCCTCTAAAGCCTAAACTGTGTTCCAAGGAAACTCAGTGGAAAATATAACTCCATCTGCACTCATCTCCCTTGTCTCCTTCCACAAACAGCACCACAGGCTCTAAAAGCAGACAGGACAGCTCAAAAGGAGCACCATCCCCCAGAGAGGGAGCCCCTGGTACCTCAAGTTCAGCTTTTACTGGTACAGGAGCTCCCAAATTTCCCTCCCAGACCCTCAGGCCACACCAATCTCCTAAGTGCCAACACCTGGTGAGTGGAGCAGCTTCAGTGGGGGTTTCAGGGGATGCAATGCACCTGTGTCAGGCTttccagctgccctgccctgctcaaaGCATTACATTTGTCTTTAAAACATCCTTAGCCAAAGCTGGAGGGGGAGACCAGATTCTCTGTGGGTTCAGAGTGACTCGAGGCCCTGGAAAGTTTGGGAAAAGCCAAGGAATGAAGCATCAGATGGAGCTGTGAGTGCTCTGAGATGGAGGGAGCTGCTGACCAAGGGAACACTGAGCTTTATCCTGAAATTCTGAATTTCTTCAGGGCTAATCCTCTTCATATGCCTGCCTCAAGagtgtgtatttttgtttatgATCTGGTAAGAGCAGCACCAACACTCCGGCTCATGTGGGACACAGGAGGGGTGTTGGAATTTGTCTGCCCTTTCCCCCCTCACTAAAAATGCcagaaacaaaaacattatGAAGATTGCAGGCCGTGTGTGAGAGACTGTGTTCTAGGCTCTGTGTGAGAGGCAATAACGAGGTGTTTTAATTGCACACAGCTGTGCAAAGGCTAATTAAGCTCCAGCTGGTGCCTTTGGGTTTGGGAGCACCTTTGGGTGACTCTGGGGTGGTTCCCTTTGGCTCCCAGGTGCCTGACCTGGATGATGGGTAGTGGCTCTTGTCCATATCTAAAAATCACAGTCCCTGTTTTCCAGGGGATCTCAGGAAGCTGTCACAGCACCGTGTGGAAGCTCCCCATGCTCCCCAGTGTTATTGTCACAATGAAATGATCACTGCACAGGAATTCCTGCCCGCTGCTTCCACCTTAGAGTCCCTGcctgtgtctgcagtgctgtaactcagcacagctgtgctggaacTGCCCCCACTGCACTCTCCTGGTGCTCTGGGACAGCAGACTCCTCTGGATGGGAGTCGAGTGCCTTTTCCATCTCAGCTGTGCAACTCGAGGCTGACACTCGGTGGCCAAGAGGattcttttcttccctggaCTGCTGAAATTTTTCAAGGGATCAGGAGCTCCCCGGGGTGGAAACGTCTCAACTGAGTGCCATAGGCTGATCCAGACCTCCCCAGAAGGTGATGAGGCTCCTCAGCAGCCCCAGTGCATTGACGATGTCATGGTgtgaggcagcacagcagaggctgaGTGGCTCAGCTCGGGGCATGCTGCCATTGTGGttagagaaaaggaaatactCAACCTTGATTGTAAAGATTTGAGCAACAGGAATCTCAGCCTTGCTTTATGTTAGGGACAGAACAACTCTCTATAAATCCCACAAAGGAGACTTCCCTTCCcttaaaaaaggcaaattcattgctttgcatttcttttcttctgctttttgtgccCCCTGAAACAAGATTTTTAATGAGAAGCATCTTtccccaggcagggaaggaaggtcCTACCTGTGAGTGTCTTGTTTGCACCATACACACCCTGAGGcctgcccagctctctgggTGTGCTGAGATGAAAAGAGCAATGGAAGGGCTCAAATGgggcaaaatattttcttggagGTGTTCTTAGATGAAAAAGGGTAGAGTAACGACAAACAGGCTGGAATTATTCCATGATGAAGGAATTTAATTGATAGCTCTGCTCACCAAGTGATCTGTTCCAGTACTCAATCCTCAGGAAGGAACCTCTTGAAAGAAGAGATGCCAGGGAATAACTCCAGCAGGGTTGGCTttgggcagcagctgcaaggctgctgctggagcatccCCACAAGGCTCAAGAAAGGCATGATTTACACAAAGTTATCATTATGGCAGTAGGTGAGGGCCAAATATTGAAGGACATCGAGCTTGATGCATGATCCGAGATTGAACTGGGGTCCTTCAAaaaccaggaaagaaaagcaattaccATGAGACATGGATTAAGATGCTGTTAAGTGCTCTGGGTCAAGTCAGCTCTGAGCTGAAGGACAGAGGTGCTTAGAACCACCCTTTTTATTGACTGGGTATTTCAGGGGAGTTCAGTGTGAGGTGAAACACTTTGGGACCAAAATTTAGCCTCCTTAAGTTAACGAGCTGTAAGGGTTTTGCTTGGGTCATTTATGGGAACTATGACCCCACCCTGTTCCAGTCCTGATCTGCAAAGATGTTGAACCCTTTGTACAACTGCTGAAACCTTTGATTTCTATCTGACTCAAGGTGGAAGAGCAGCAATTGTGCATTGGTCATTCCCCAAGGGAAACAAATGCCAGGTCATTTAGAGACAGAATTCCTTTGCTTGCACTCACCATGAACTTCATAAGCCACATAAGTTGAGAGCCCTCTGCACATAGAGAAGATGTCTGGTCCATATGATTCGAGGTCACGAATAATTCTCTTCACAAGGGTGAATGTGATCTCCTTTGTAGGGGGTCTTGGACGATTCTGGTTCTAAACATCATAAACCAGCATTCAGCAAggtctgtgccctgctctgttTAACTCCAAGCATATTCCCAGCTTTAGTTGTTGTAAACATTTTAAGAATAATCTAACTGAGCTACAACATTGGCCAAACATGTAAACCCTCCACTGGAAGCACTGGAACAAGGGTATTCCAATTTTCAAAAGTTTAAAGTCACATTGTTGTAAAATGTCAGTGAAATTGATAAAAACATCTAATTAATGGTGTCACGAACCTGGTCTTTAAAGTACCTGTTGGTTTTGAAAATAGCAAGGTCTCACATATGAATATACTTTACATTAAGTAGAACTTTCCAAGTAAATTTCCTTTTCAATCTTACCCTGAtgtctgcagccagctggggaaGTGCATCAAAGCTGGGCATCTCTGTTCTGTTCATTATGGAAATGTAGCAAGCTCTCTCTGGCAGCACTTTGGTTGCCATAAAGCCctgtaaaataaagttattgACCACTCAGAATGTAATCATTAATACTGGAATTTTATACCTattaaagaaagtaaaaaagcactttttactGACTGTATGAGCCACTCTCTGAACAAGAGACTGCACTCACCATGTCATAGTTCCAGATGGTTTTCCAGTAACCATGGTTGGTCTTTTGCTCAATACTTGCCACCAGCCATTTTTTATTGATGGTCATAATTTGGTAGCCTCCACCAATGGAGATTTTCTTGCTTACTTCAGTCTGTTGATGCTAGAAAAACGAATGAAAGTACACTTAGGCTTTCAAGTGATTATCTGCCCAAGgctttagaaaaatgaaaggttCAAGGAGATCTCTGAAGCAGGGAGCATAGAATGAGCAGCAATGTGGAAATTGTTCATTTGTACTCACGTAATCAGCAAGGGCTGGAGTCAGGACGAGTCCAAGAAGGACTGCAGtcaaaatctgaaatgaaaatcaaatagAAAATGTAACTGCAACTCTGGCTGACAAATTTGGCCATGACaatcctccttcccttttcctaatCTGATGTTTAAGGCTCCTTCTTGgatcctttttttgcttttaaccTGGGATTGCATCAGTGCTCCCAAAGGGAGGCACCCTTGCTTTACCCCAGGGTGCTCAAAGTAGACACATTTCTCACTTGCTCTCTCAAGAGCTGAATCTCAAGCTGTttctcagagctgtgcaggcacacacagctattttagaagagagaagaaaaagcttttccatttcttctgccCTGGCATTACAGGGAAGGGCTTGATGCACTAGTGCAGTGCTCCAGTGGTGCAAAAGCGTTGACAATAATGGGCATGGATTAGGCTTCCTGGTTTCTGAATCATGTCCAGCCAAGCCGTGAAGAAATCCTTACCtcctcagctcctctggggagcaggggctgagctgctccttctgGAGGAGCACAATGGCCCCAGAGAAAGCCTTAGTGCTCCAGAGAGGCAGAAGCCCTTCTGAGAGATAAAGGAACGGGTTTGAATCAAAGGTTCAGTTTGTAAGGAAGAAAAGCATGCATACTTACAGGGAGATGCATCCTGACTGCAAAGCTGATGCTGCTGAAGGCAGAATAAATGATGTGAGCCTCCcaccttttatttgttttaagaaTTAGGTGTGGAAGGGCTGAATGctgcaataaaattattttgtcatttgtttCCCTGCTGCATTTCACTGATAATTATTTCCTGGTGAAATACCTTGATAACTGTGGGGATTGTACTTTTGGAAATTTTGATCTGCTGGAGTCTGATGATTATGAGGTAGGAATCTGTtagcaggcaaaaaaaaaaaaaaaagttttttttcctcctccagcaatGCCACATGTATGATGTTTTTCCTGCTCAAGCATAACCCCAGTGCCAGAGTGGTGTGAACTTTCATTGTGGTGCTCCTTGGAGCTTTTCTTGATGTTCTAGTTTTTGGAATAGATTAAAGGAGGTAAGGATTTAGCTTTGTGGATTCCCAGCAGTGTTTCTCTCAATAAAGCATTAGCTGCAGTATCCATGCTTTGGGAATTATTACTCTTGGAGAGCAGATTAAAGGGAAGATGGTTTCTCAGAGGGGAGGCTGGGAAGCTCATCTGGGAGGCCCACAAGAGCCATCAGTGCTCTTGTGTCAGACTTTACACTCAGGCTTTACCCCGACCTGGTTTTCATGACTGTACTGGGAACTGTGAGAGGGAAACGTGGGAGTGACACTGCTCATATCAGGAATATTGGTTACCTGACCCAggcagggaacaagggacaaTCACTCATCCCCTGACAGCCCTGGAACATTATCTACCTTTGATACAGCCTGAGTGGAACGGCACCATTGTTACCAACTCGGGATAGGCCAGGGCACAAATCTCCTGGGAATTAAGGACAGCCATCTCCTGACTCCATaaacagcagtgctgaggggaGCCTTTGAGCTGCCCCGGACTGCAGTGGGCTCCACGAGCATCTCCCGTGGAGTGGGATGCCTCCTGGAGCTTGCAAAGCCTCAGGTCTGCAGTACTCAAAAGACTTCTGAAGACTGGGCTGGTATCCCCCACTCCTCGAGACTCAACCCTCACCCACTGAGAAAGGCAAAGATGTTTGACCCGTTCCAGTGAGCTCCAGGGAATTTTTAACAGGTCCTTTTGCACACATAGATAGAGATGGAAACAGCTCTGggcctgtgtgtgtgcaggaggaGCGATTAGGGTATGAATGTTGCTATCTTGAATCTATATTTCAGTCTTTGTTGTAATTGTAGTAAACACTATTGAATCACCTTGTAAATGAGTCAGTGTTTAAATGCTCTTAAACCCTTTGCATCCTCACCCTTTGCAGCCCTGGACTCTGTGTATGCCATTCTGAAGtgattttaatttgattttcctttGCAGGTTTCATCTATGCAGTAAGCAACAGACTAACCCTTGCCATTGAATGCTGTACTTCCACAAACTGATGTTGAAacctgcttttttattttctttaagtgACTGAAACCACTCATTCACAACACCCTGGCAGCTAGAGCAGGAGCCAGGAAAGCACCAAGAAAAGAAGCAATC from Vidua macroura isolate BioBank_ID:100142 chromosome 28, ASM2450914v1, whole genome shotgun sequence includes these protein-coding regions:
- the GKN1 gene encoding gastrokine-1; its protein translation is MHLPILTAVLLGLVLTPALADYHQQTEVSKKISIGGGYQIMTINKKWLVASIEQKTNHGYWKTIWNYDMGFMATKVLPERACYISIMNRTEMPSFDALPQLAADIRNQNRPRPPTKEITFTLVKRIIRDLESYGPDIFSMCRGLSTYVAYEVHGPQFNLGSCIKLDVLQYLALTYCHNDNFV